One genomic segment of Terrihabitans soli includes these proteins:
- a CDS encoding class I SAM-dependent DNA methyltransferase yields the protein MTEEAARISGLYERYADAYDRLRGRSLFERAWLGRFIALLPEPRTVLDLGCGMGEPMAHYLIGQGCKMTGLDSSAAMIERCRARFPEHLWHVGDMRNFEQPEAFSGVLAWDSFFHLTGDDQRKMFSVFKAQAAPGAALMFTSGPSAGEAIGEFEGEPLYHASLDPAEYQELLAANGFEVLSYAAHDPECGGHTVWLARRP from the coding sequence ATGACCGAAGAGGCCGCGCGTATTTCCGGACTCTATGAGCGGTATGCCGACGCCTATGACCGTCTGCGCGGCCGCTCTCTTTTCGAGCGCGCCTGGCTCGGCCGTTTCATTGCGCTTCTCCCTGAACCGCGCACTGTGCTCGATCTCGGCTGCGGCATGGGTGAGCCCATGGCCCACTATCTGATCGGGCAGGGATGCAAAATGACGGGCCTGGATTCATCTGCCGCGATGATCGAGCGCTGCCGGGCGCGTTTTCCCGAACATCTTTGGCATGTCGGCGACATGCGTAATTTCGAACAGCCCGAAGCTTTTTCCGGCGTGCTCGCCTGGGACAGCTTCTTTCATCTGACCGGGGACGATCAGCGAAAGATGTTTTCCGTCTTTAAAGCGCAGGCTGCGCCCGGCGCTGCGCTGATGTTTACCAGCGGACCTTCGGCCGGTGAGGCCATCGGCGAGTTCGAGGGTGAGCCGCTTTATCATGCGAGCCTCGACCCGGCGGAATACCAGGAGCTTCTCGCCGCAAACGGCTTTGAGGTTCTCAGCTATGCCGCGCATGATCCGGAGTGCGGCGGCCACACGGTCTGGCTCGCGCGCCGCCCCTGA
- the gpt gene encoding xanthine phosphoribosyltransferase, which produces MSLPEKAFPVSWDQFHRDARALAWRLASLNREFRGIVSITRGGLVPAAIVARELNIRMIETACIASYHDYLNQGDLALLKGPAEVFCAEGGEGVLVVDDLADTGKTVRELKAILPRAHYACVYAKPQGRAEIDTFVTEVSQDTWIYFPWDLGFTYQEPIAKSP; this is translated from the coding sequence ATGTCGCTTCCTGAAAAAGCCTTCCCGGTTTCCTGGGATCAGTTTCATCGCGATGCGCGGGCGCTGGCCTGGCGCCTTGCCAGCCTCAACCGGGAGTTCCGGGGCATCGTTTCGATTACACGCGGCGGGCTTGTGCCGGCGGCGATTGTTGCCCGCGAACTGAACATCCGCATGATCGAGACCGCCTGCATCGCCTCCTATCACGACTATCTCAATCAGGGCGATCTCGCACTGCTGAAGGGTCCGGCGGAGGTTTTCTGTGCGGAGGGCGGGGAGGGTGTTCTGGTGGTCGACGATCTGGCCGATACCGGCAAGACCGTCCGGGAATTGAAGGCGATCCTGCCCCGGGCGCATTATGCCTGCGTCTATGCCAAGCCGCAGGGAAGGGCCGAGATCGACACCTTTGTGACAGAGGTCAGCCAGGACACCTGGATCTACTTCCCCTGGGATCTCGGCTTCACCTATCAGGAGCCGATCGCCAAAAGCCCCTGA